The genomic DNA GCAGATGGTCGAAGGTCTGTCCATCCTGCACGAGGACAACGACATCGTGGTGGTCGACAAGCCGGTCGGCGTGGCCGCCCACCCGAGCCCGGGCTGGTCGGGGCCGACGGTGCTCGGGGCCCTGGCGGCGGTCGGCGTCCGGGTCACCACGTCCGGTGCCTCCGAGCGCCAGGGCATCGTGCAGCGGCTCGACGTCGGGACGACCGGCGTCATGGTGGTCGCGAAGAGCGAGCACGCCTACTCGGTGCTCAAGGACTACTTCCGCCACCGCCGGGACGTGGAGAAGGTCTACCACGCGGTGATCCAGGGCTACCCGGACCCGAGCACCGGCACCATCGACGCCCCGATCGGTCGACATCCCAAGTCGGACTGGAAGTTCGCGGTGATGGCCGGCGGCCGGGAGAGCGTCACCCACTACGAGACGGTCGAAGCGTTCCGGTCCGCGACCCTGGTCGAGGTGCACCTGGAAACCGGCCGCACCCACCAGATCCGGGTGCACTTCTCCGCCCTGCACCACCCGTGCGTCGGCGACCTGACCTACGGCGCCGACCCGGTGCTCGCGGCGAAGGTTGGCCTGGACCGGCAGTGGCTGCACGCGCGCAAACTCGGCTTCGTGCACCCCGAGGGCGGGCAGTGGGTCGAGTACGTCAGCCCCTACCCGGCAGACCTGCAGCATGCGCTGGACGTGCTCCGGGCGCCCTGATTCAGACCCGCCACCGTCAGGCCGAAACAGTCAGACCCGCCACTCCAGGGTGTGCTGGGTCAGGTCCGGCCGGACGCTCCACCGCACGGCCGCCACCATCACCGGCGGCGGGAGCAG from Nakamurella alba includes the following:
- a CDS encoding RluA family pseudouridine synthase, translated to MAESRAYHVPDGLAGLRADAGIARLLGLSRTAVAAIIDAGGATLDGRPLVRSERLVADGLLDITLPEPDVAPTVVPQMVEGLSILHEDNDIVVVDKPVGVAAHPSPGWSGPTVLGALAAVGVRVTTSGASERQGIVQRLDVGTTGVMVVAKSEHAYSVLKDYFRHRRDVEKVYHAVIQGYPDPSTGTIDAPIGRHPKSDWKFAVMAGGRESVTHYETVEAFRSATLVEVHLETGRTHQIRVHFSALHHPCVGDLTYGADPVLAAKVGLDRQWLHARKLGFVHPEGGQWVEYVSPYPADLQHALDVLRAP